Within Meles meles chromosome 19, mMelMel3.1 paternal haplotype, whole genome shotgun sequence, the genomic segment aatatttatttgacagagagaaatcacaactaggcagagaggcaggcagagagagaggaggaagcaggttccctgcagagcagagatctCCTAGGAGTAGAGTGTGGCGAGGTCTGGACCTTACTCTCAAATGGTTcggccagaaaaaaaaattttttttaattaaaatttttttttcagggcacctgggtggctcagtgggttaagccactgccttcggctcaggtcatgatctcagggtcctgggatcgagtcccgcatcgggctctctgcttagcagcgagcctgcttccctctctctctctctctctgcctgcctgtctacttgtgatctctctctgtcaaataaataaataaataatctttaaaaaaaaaaaaaattttttttcagaaaaaagtttaaaaaaatatatatatatttatacatatataccccctttttaaacatacatatatttaaatagataTAATGGTACTATGTGTTCAATAATTTTTAGGCATGATGTCTTTGGGCTTCACGTCAAACCCAGGAGGTCAAGATATGCACAGATGCTCTGTAATATGAACTCTGTTCAGAGACAACAAAACCAAGGCCAGAGGCCATGGGCCCGAGGTCCACCTGGTGCCAGGGCTGGGATTTCGACCCAGCTTCACCCTGCAGCCTCGCCATCGCCGCTGAGTCAAAGCTTAGGATTCTGGTCCCAGGAGGGCCCTGAACTGAACCTAAACACTGAACTTTATTTGACTCTCTAGAAGGTGTGCAGGCCTCCTCCTGTCAGGGGTCCcaggaggcagagggcaaagtAGAACTGCtcaaagcaggggcgcctgggtggctaagcaggttaagtacctgccttcagctcaggtcatgatctagaggtcctgggattgagccccatgtcaggtgccctgctcagcagggagtctgcttctccctctctctactgCCCCCTGCTCATATTGTGACTGTGTCACAAGGGCACACACTCTGTATGCAAGGGACATctgtgaaggggcgcctgggtggctcagtaggttaagcgtctgccttcggctcaggtcatgatcccagggtcctgggatagagccccacatccggctccctgctcagcggcgaatctgttcctctttctctgcctgcctctctgcctacttgtgtgctctctctttcgtcaaataaataaataaataaaatctttaaaaaagaaagaaaggaatgataTGCTCTGTGTGGTAAAAGGGAAGTCCCCTTCCCTTGAAGATGGGCTAGCCCCAGTAACTCacttcaaataataataataagcgtTGTTTTACATTTCTGAACTTGGGGTGGTTGGTTCAACAGAGCAAGGCAAAAAAGGTGTCAGAAATGAGACAAAAGCAAGCAAGACGGAGAAGAGAAAGTGAAAGGGCAAGGCCTGCAATTTTAGAGCAGCTGGGGAAGCCCTGGCGGACCTCCGCCACAGACAGGAGGGGGCGAGCTGGTGGCGACCCTGCCACCAGGTCCCAGCCCCACTCACCTATGTGTGGTGGCATCACAGCCACGTACTTCAGGCCCGATTCCTGCAGCACCTTGTGCATCCGGATGTGGTCATCAGTCACGTCCTGCAGTCGTGGGGGCACCTTGGTTGGGTCCCACAGAAGGAAGGCTGGGGGGGGAGGGAACATAGGGCATGGTGAGCCAAAGCTTGAACACGGACTGCCCAGGCCATACAGCCTGCCAGCCTTAGGCCAGGACAAAACCCTACAGGGGCTCTCCATGGCCTTGCATTTGGCCCAGCCTCCTGGCTTCCTGACGGCCACCCAAGGGCTGACCACTTCTCTCCCCACCTGCTCCTGTCCAGTTACCTATCTGCCTCCTCCCTGGTCTGCCCACCCAACACTCCCTTTCACATACTCTGCCCCTGCCACGCTCCCACCACAGAGCCTTTGCGCCTGCTaatccctctgcccacccccccaggtTGCTTCCCTTCCTGGGGAGGATGAAACACAGGGGCAAGGCGTGGAGACCGTGGAGACACAGCCAGCCAGGAGCTGTACGAACTCAGCACAGCTGGTGggccttcctctgccttccatGCAACGGGGCATAAGAACtgcttctgggggcgcctgggtggctcagtgggttaaagcctctgccttcggctcaggtcatgatcccagggtcctgggatcgagccccacgtctggctctctgctctgcggggagcctgcttcctcctctctctctgcctagttgtgatttctgtctgtcacataaaaaaaaaaaaacctgcttctGTTCACTGAGCACCTAGCATGTGCCTCTGTGAGCGTAGATACTCAGAATTTGGTGAGGATTAAGTGGCATTCCTACCTTAGGCCTCAGATGGTGCTTGGCACACGGTCAGAGCTCAGTAAATGCTGTTCGCTTTAGCTGTCCCTGTTATGAACCCTGTCCTTTGGACGATTTAAGGCAAGCATTTGTTTAATGTCCCTCTCCTCATAAATGGGGTAACTCTGTGAGAGGACAGACCTGGTCTGTGTAAGCCAGGCTCTGTCCTTTCCTGCAGAaggctctccctgcccccctcctggGGTGGGTCAGGGGCCACCTCAGGGTTTCTCCTGTTCGggcccttttccctctgcctgtgttgCTCCATCCTGGCCCCGACTTCTGTGGCCTATCACTGTGCGGCAATGGGGCTGTTCACCACTTCCCTCCCACCTATGAGACCCAGGAGTACAGGGCCCAGGGATGTATTGGTCACCACTGCGTCCCCAGCATCACCCAGCAAGGTTCATGCACACAgttagtgctcaataaatgcagagTAACTTGGGATGGCTCCAATGCCACCTTGCAGAAGCCCCTTGGCTGCCTGTCCAAGACCTACCCCGGCCCAAACTTTCAGCCCCATCCCTATGACCCGCCACCCACCCGAGGTGCACGCCACGACCTTGTCCACGCCATGGGCCTTCATGGCCACCACAATGTTCCGGGCGCCTTCGGACATAACTGTGGTAGGACCTTAGAGGGGACAGAGAGTGGCTGTCACTAGCAGGCGGCGGTGGTGGCaggggtggcaggggtggggccgggggcgggggtggtgctGGGGGCCGAGGTCCAGGGGTGGGCCGTGGGCAGAGGGGGGGCCCAGTACTGAGGTCATTGCGGGTGCCCAGCAGCACGATGACGGCATCCTGCCCAGCCACGGTCTTGTCTACATCGGCCGCATGCAGAACGTCACCCACTACCACGTGGGCCGGCCGGGGCCCCTCTGGGGGCAGCCTGGAGGCGTCCCGCACCAGCACTGTCACCTCATAACCTGTGGGCAAAGAAGGACAGAAAGGCACGTCAGTAGGCTTGTGGGCTGTTACCCACAGGCTCCAGGAGCTGGGTCCTAGAGGGTGCCACGAACCCCCAAATCACCCCCCAGACCCCCTGTGAGGCTGCAATACCTCATGCCAGTTTGTAAACAACCTGCCTCCAAGGGCTTCCCCCCGCACTCCCAGACTGCTCCACTCTCCAGCAACTACAGGGTTAAAGCCTGGCATCCCACTGGTCTATGCCCCCTATCCTTGGTcctggaggaaactgaggtatagaGGAAAACATGAGTTGCCCAAAGGTTGCTCAGTGATGCGACTGGTCCCCCAGGCTTACTTCTGCAGGTCTGGGCTCAGTCTAAGTGGTCATTAAGACGGACATACCATCTCAGTATGTCCCCTCCCGAAGAATTTTTAGTAACTCTGTGTCCCCATACATACACATccgttttataattttttaaaagattgctcagtgggttgggctgctgccttcggctcgggtcatgatgtcggggtcctggggtcgagccccgcatcgggctttctgctcggcgggaagcctgcttcctcctctctctctctgcctgcctctctgcctacttgtgatctatctctgtgtgtcaaataaataaataaaatctttaaaaaaaaaaagattttatttattggatagagtcagagagtgcataagcaggaggaatagcaggcagagggagaagcaggctccccactgagcaaggagcccaatgcggactcaatcccaggacctgggatcatgacctgagccgaaggcagatgcttagccaagtgagccacccaggcaccccaaaataaaatcttaaagaaaaaagaaagaaagaaaataaaacgaataaataaaaagaaagtggaagagaGACCAGCACTCTCTGTTCACCAGGTGAGgcacagcaagaagacagctgTCTGGAATCCTGGAAGAGGGTCCTCACCAGAAGCCAGATCTACTGAAACCTTatcttggacttctcagtctccagaactataagaaataaatgtctattgttgaAGTcaccagtctatggtattttgttatgggcACCTGAGCTGACTGAGACCGCTCACTGGAAAAATCAGGGACAATATGATTTATCCAAACAAGTATGGACCACAAAGATCTGAAACACATGAAGTACTTAAAAATCTGTGAGTTCCTAATGATAATAACAAAGAAACCTCACGGGTCATCAGGACAGCCGTGAGAGGATTCATTCATtatctggaaaatgagaaaaggaaaaacaacattGTTCCACTTCTGTCCTCAtgtatttcctaaaaacaaaTGACGGGAAAGGGTCGCATGTGGGATAACAGAGCCCCCCTGCACTGCTGTCACCATGCCGGACAGCTGGGACAAGGACAGGGACCCCAAGCCCCAGTGCCGATGCTCGCACCTCACCGCAGACCTTGCTGCCCAACCCTGTAACCTATTTGACGAAGGCCTTTGACCTCCTTGCAGACCTGCCCGTAACCCTAGTGAGAGTTTATAGAGAAGCGGCATGCAAGAAAACAGGTATTACTACTACCACTGAGAGGTCCACCATGTGCTAAACATCACTGGACGCTGGGAAGAGGATGTCCTGTGCATGTTTGAAACAGAAATGCaatggaggggcccctgggtggctcagttagttaagcgtctgccttcggctccggtcatgattccaaagtcctaggatcgagccctgcatggggctctctgctcagtgaggagcctgcttctccctcaccctctactgccgctctgcctacttgtgctttctctctctctgtcaaataaataaataaagtcttaaaaaataattaaaaaaaaaaaccaacatgtttaaaataaataaataaataaataacaaatgatgGGAGATTTGAACACTCTGGggcaatgatgatgataataaggATAATATTTATACAACTTTtcacatatattaattcatttaatgctCAAAGTAACCCTGGGTTTGAACTGTGGCCCCACCACTAGCTAGCTGTATAACAAGgggcaagtcacttagcctctctcAGCCTTAGGGCCTTCATTTATAAAGCCACACTAATAATAGTCTCTACCTTACAGGATTAATGTAGATTTAAATAAtgtatcaaggggcgcctgggtggctcagcgggttaaagcctctgccttcggctcaggtcatgatcccagggtcctgggatcgagccccgcatcgggctctctgcttggctgggagcctgcttcctcctctctctctctctgccggcctctctgcctacttgtaatctctatctgtcaaataaataaatctttaaaaaataaataaataaataatgtatcaAAAGGCTTAATGTGGTCAGGTGATTTTTGGCAAGTGTGCCGGGAAAGTTCAACGGggaaaagaatagtcttttcttttctttttttaaagattttatttatttacttgacacagagagagagaggtcacaagtaggcagagaggcagggagagaggggaagcaggctccctgctgagcagagagcctgatgtggggctcgatcccaggaccctgggatcatgacctgagccaaaggcagaggctttaacccactgaaccacccagacaccccaatcttttcaacaaatgatgctggggcAACTGGATATCCATCTGTAAAAGGAATGAAGTcagatccctacctcacaccatatatgaaaattaactcaaaatgaccacagacctaaatataagaactaaaaccataaaaaaaatcttagaaaaaaaaaaaaaaaacaaacacagctgtaaatctttgtgactttggatCAGGCAATAGTTTCCTAGCTATGACATGAAAAACACAagccacaaaagaaaacacagacacactgacatcatcaaaattaaaaacttgtttgCTTCAAGGACACTGTCAAGAAAGCGAAAAGATaatccacagaatggaagaaaactttTGCAagtcatacatctgataaggaacttgtatttaagatatataaagaagggggcacctgggtggctcagtggtttaaagcctctgcctttggctcaggtcatgatcccggggtcctgggatcgagctccgcatcaggctctctgctccgtcgggagcctgcttcctcctctctctgcctgcctctctgcctacttgtaatctctgtctgtcaaataaataaaaaaaaatcttaaaaaaaaaaagatatataaagaacttctacacctcagaaatgaaaagttaaacaacccaattaaaaattagGCAAAATATCCGAATAGAGACTTCTTCaaggaagatacacaaatggccaataaatatgcggaaagatactcaacatcactggtcatcaaggaaatgcagatcaaaactacTGAGATACAACTCCACACCCACTAGAATGGGTAATAAAAAAGACAGGCCTTAAATATTGGTGCACACATGAGAAACTGAAACCCTCATACACTACTTATGGGTGTGCTGATgatgcagctgctttggaaaagtcTGGTAGTTcctctaaagaataaaaatggagttatctggggcacctgggtggctcagtgggttaaagcctctgccttctgctcaggtcctgatctcagggtcctgggatggagccctgcattgggctctctgctcagcagggagcctgctttcccccctccccactgcctgcctctctgcttacttgtgatatctatctctctctctctgtgtcaaataaataaataaataaataaatcttcaaaaacaaaaacaacaacaacaaaaatacatggAGCTACCAGATGACTCAGCCTTTCCTCTCCTAGGTATATGCCCAAGGGACCCGAAGACATACGTTCACATAAAAATTAGTAggtcaggggcgcctaggtggctcagtgggttaaagcctttgccttcggctcaggtcatgatctcagggtcctgggatcaagccccacgtcgggctctttgctcagcaagaagcctgcttcccccctctctctgcctgcctctctgcctacttgtgacctctgtctgtcaaataaataaataaaatcttaaaaaaaaaaaaaaaattagtaggtCAAAGTCCACAGaggcattattcacaacagccccAAGCGGAAGTGTCCCTCAACcacatggataaataaaatgtggtctatccatacaaTGTACACAACAATATCCAGTGATGGAACGAAAGGACatactgacacatgctacaacacagatacaccttgaaaaaatgttttttgctaagtgaaagaagccaggcacaaagaACCAGATAGTGTAGGATTccatttcaagattttatttttatttatttgtcagagagagagagaaagagagagcgagcgagcacaggcagggagagtggcaggcagagggagaagcaagctccctgctgagcaaggagcccgatgtgggactccatcccaggatgctgggatcatgacccgagccgaaggcagccgcttaacccacggagccacccaggcgtccctgtgtaggattccatttattca encodes:
- the BLVRB gene encoding flavin reductase (NADPH), which translates into the protein MAVKKIAIFGATGRTGLTTLAQAVQAGYEVTVLVRDASRLPPEGPRPAHVVVGDVLHAADVDKTVAGQDAVIVLLGTRNDLSPTTVMSEGARNIVVAMKAHGVDKVVACTSAFLLWDPTKVPPRLQDVTDDHIRMHKVLQESGLKYVAVMPPHIGDQPLTGAYTVTLDGRGPSRVISKHDLGHFMLSCLTTDKYDGHNTYPSHHYD